One window of Ciconia boyciana chromosome 10, ASM3463844v1, whole genome shotgun sequence genomic DNA carries:
- the LOC140657626 gene encoding caspase-8-like: MSTDFCKRLFDISEALVTDELEALKFLSLEHIPMRKLEAIQEPKAFFEALQEKDMIEEGDLSFLKELFYRINRIDLLAAHLGSSREEMERDLQIPGRAKVSAYRQLLYGIAEDLTPEDVKNVKFLLQKQIPKNKLQDNASMLKVLLEMERNGIIKEDDLAMLKDILKGFRADVKKKIGIYEEKKKENDSKEKLHYPVSVSVHQAGQGAEGETPHLLVESYKMKNNPHGYCVILNNYIFKNPYEAREGTVKDGEAVKRVFKWLQFETVEHMDLEAKQMYAKVKEYSKKDHSNMDCFVCFIFSHGEKDKIKGIDHEFVNIKDLLSCFSGSNCPSLAGKPKLFFIQACQGSVGHPAVTVKEDFAGHLEKDATPLTSIPDQADILVGMATVEDYECYRCRETGSVYVQCLCDKMELLCPLHKDLITILTEVNKEVGGRVLNGWKQMPKITSTLRKQLIFQIPQCPSTEQ, encoded by the exons ATGAGTACAGACTTCTGCAAACGCCTTTTTGACATTTCTGAAGCTTTGGTCACAGATGAACTGGAGGCTCTGAAGTTCCTCAGCCTGGAGCACATCCCCATGAGGAAGCTGGAAGCCATCCAGGAGCCCAAGGCCTTCTTCGAAGCACTGCAAGAGAAAGACATGATCGAGGAGGGGGACCTGTCCTTTCTGAAGGAGCTGTTCTACCGGATCAATCGGATCGACCTCCTGGCTGCCCACCTGGGCTCCAGCCgagaggagatggagagagacctTCAGATCCCAGGCAGGGCAAAGGTATCAGCCTACAG GCAACTACTATATGGAATTGCAGAGGACTTGACTCCAGAAGATGTCAAGAACGTGAAGTTCCTGCTCCAAAAACAAATACCAAAGAACAAGCTCCAGGATAATGCT TCAATGTTGAAGGTCTtactggaaatggaaagaaatgggaTAATTAAAGAAGATGACCTGGCAATGCTGAAAGATATATTAAAGGGATTTAGAGctgatgtaaagaaaaaaattggtatctatgaagaaaaaaaaaaag AAAATGATTCTAAGGAAAAACTCCACTATCCagtgtctgtgtctgtgcatcaagcaggacaaggagcagagggggagacaCCACACCTG CTTGTGGAATCAtataagatgaaaaataacCCCCATGGTTACTGTGTCATTCTTaacaactacatttttaaaaatccatatgAAGCCAGAGAAGGAACAGTGAAAGATGGAG aggctGTGAAGAGGGTCTTTAAGTGGCTTCAGTTTGAGACAGTGGAGCACATGGATCTAGAAGCGAAGCAAATGTATGCGAAAGTTAAAGAATACAGCAAAAAAGATCATAGTAACATGGactgttttgtttgcttcattttttcccatggtgaaaaagacaaaataaaaggcattgATCATGAGTTTGTAAATATTAAAGATTTACTCTCCTGCTTCAGTGGATCTAATTGTCCTTCTCTTGCTGGCAAACCCAAGCTGTTTTTCATCCAGGCTTGCCAAGGCTCTGTAGGTCATCCAGCTGTCACAGTAAAAGAAGACTTTGCTGGCCATCTTGAGAAGGATGCTACCCCTCTGACTTCCATTCCTGATCAGGCTGATATTCTGGTTGGCATGGCTACAGTGGAAGACTATGAGTGCTACCGCTGTAGAGAGACTGGCAGTGTTTACGTTCAATGCCTCTGTGACAAGATGGAGTTGCTTTGCCCACT CCACAAGGATCTCATAACCATCCTGACAGAAGTGAACAAGGAAGTGGGAGGAAGAGTATTAAATGGATGGAAGCAGATGCCAAAGATAACATCAACTCTACGGAAACAATTGATCTTCCAAATTCCACAATGTCCGTCAACTGAGcagtag